A genome region from Tolypothrix sp. PCC 7712 includes the following:
- the cas2 gene encoding CRISPR-associated endonuclease Cas2 → MNVVISYDISEDKRRTKIHNILKSYGQWVQYSIFECQLNDTQYAKLRSRLHKLIKTDTDNIRFYSLCSCCFGKVERIGGEPVPDDTIFFAECAEG, encoded by the coding sequence ATGAATGTTGTTATATCCTACGATATTTCCGAAGACAAGCGCCGCACAAAGATTCATAACATTCTCAAGTCTTATGGGCAATGGGTGCAGTATAGTATTTTTGAATGTCAGTTGAATGATACCCAGTACGCCAAACTGCGATCGCGCTTGCATAAGTTGATCAAAACTGATACAGACAATATCCGTTTTTACTCTTTATGTAGTTGCTGCTTTGGTAAGGTTGAACGTATTGGCGGTGAACCAGTCCCCGATGATACTATTTTCTTTGCCGAATGCGCGGAGGGGTAG